A genome region from Nocardiopsis exhalans includes the following:
- a CDS encoding FBP domain-containing protein: MRELSTEEIRSSFVNCPKGETKRMHFPPVMPLLDWEDMDFLGWTDPKAPNRAYLVIDSGEDPLGVALRLPTGNRKANFFKSMTCSFCVTVHPAGGVRLFSAAKPGKAGKQGDTVGLYVCADLACPLYVRGKRESALIQPAETITREERIQRLRINVDRFATTFLGHGN; this comes from the coding sequence ATGCGCGAGCTCAGCACCGAGGAGATCCGCTCCTCGTTCGTCAACTGCCCCAAGGGCGAGACCAAGCGGATGCACTTCCCGCCGGTCATGCCGCTGCTGGACTGGGAGGACATGGACTTCCTCGGCTGGACCGATCCCAAGGCTCCCAACCGCGCTTACCTCGTGATCGACTCCGGTGAGGACCCGCTCGGGGTCGCCTTGCGGCTACCGACGGGCAACCGCAAGGCGAACTTCTTTAAGTCGATGACCTGCTCGTTCTGCGTGACCGTGCACCCCGCCGGGGGCGTGCGCCTGTTCAGCGCCGCCAAGCCGGGCAAGGCTGGCAAGCAGGGCGACACGGTCGGCCTGTACGTGTGCGCCGACCTCGCCTGCCCGCTCTACGTCCGGGGAAAGCGGGAGTCCGCGCTGATCCAGCCCGCGGAGACCATCACCCGCGAGGAGCGCATCCAGCGCCTGCGCATCAACGTCGACCGCTTCGCGACCACCTTCCTCGGTCACGGGAACTGA